From the genome of Vigna angularis cultivar LongXiaoDou No.4 chromosome 11, ASM1680809v1, whole genome shotgun sequence, one region includes:
- the LOC108333342 gene encoding F-box/FBD/LRR-repeat protein At3g14710 isoform X2 produces MLHLPKYKTLSVPRISPRLSAILTFLHQGDSKVMKSIIATQNDENAKGVPTEKTGVVGEDIISKLHDSILGHILSFLPSMEAVHTSLLSKRWIHVWTSIIGLQLNDCFHCVGKKKMHKQNFECFVNRVLLLLANSRIQSFSLCLTSYQYDSSHVNAWISSIFERGIKNLHIQYSYEVLFPSHSLFSCSSLVQLVLQMKCTLCVPFFASLPNLKILNISGIKLVGESSTYSEDLILNLPVLQVLEARGCEWQTMQNIRIEAPLLERFYIAIWRSLSDEAYKSSVNVFAPCLTDFSYEGDLEQDIVLLNSSSIRSASVVIVVDEDRKDRVKKVGYQAHKLLAQILEVQLLKLLFYKVLVHARDIFSQLPAFGRLTYLQLNEVTGEALLNILHSSPILNTLVLQNGVSELNKDVLFASVPQCFLCSLKVFEFKEFNVHEAELLLAKFVMANAKVLEQMTICTAFWLRYSDIDMERVTQQILSFPKSSNLAVIKCISVDKLH; encoded by the exons ATGCTGCACTTACCCAAATATAAAACTCTCAGTGTTCCCAGAATTTCACCCAGACTTTCTGCCATTCTAACATTTCTCCATCAAG GTGATTCAAAAGTCATGAAATCAATAATTGCAACCCAGAATGATGAAAATGCAAAAGGGGTTCCCACCGAGAAAACTGGGGTTGTTGGGGAAGACATAATTAGCAAGTTGCATGACAGTATTCTTGGTCACATTCTGTCTTTCCTTCCATCAATGGAGGCAGTTCACACTAGTTTGTTATCAAAAAGGTGGATTCATGTTTGGACATCCATCATAGGCCTTCAGCTCAATGATTGTTTCCACTGTGTCGGGAAGAAAAAGATgcataaacaaaattttgagtGTTTTGTGAACAGAgtgcttcttcttcttgctaATTCAAGAATCCAAAGTTTCTCTCTTTGTTTAACATCTTACCAATATGATTCTAGCCATGTGAATGCTTGGATCTCCTCTATCTTTGAAAGGGGAATAAAAAACCTTCATATTCAGTATTCCTATGAAGTCCTCTTTCCCTCTCATTCCCTCTTCAGTTGCAGCTCTCTAGTACAATTGGTGCTTCAAATGAAATGCACTCTATGTGTTCCCTTTTTTGCTTCTCTTCCAAATCTGAAAATACTTAACATATCTGGGATCAAGTTAGTGGGTGAATCTTCCACTTATTCAGAAGACCTAATTCTTAACCTCCCAGTTCTCCAAGTGCTTGAAGCTAGAGGATGCGAGTGGCAAACTATGCAGAACATTAGAATAGAAGCACCCCTACTTGAAAGGTTTTACATTGCAATTTGGAGATCCCTATCAGATGAAGCTTATAAATCTTCAGTCAATGTTTTCGCCCCCTGTTTAACAGATTTCTCTTATGAGGGTGATCTTGAACAGGATATCGTTCTGTTGAATTCATCATCAATTCGTAGTGCATCTGTAGTGATTGTTGTTGATGAAGACAGAAAGGACAGAGTGAAAAAAGTTGGATATCAAGCTCATAAACTTCTTGCACAAATCCTTGAAGTGCAACTATTGAAATTACTGTTTTACAAG GTTTTGGTTCATGCCAGAGATATTTTCTCCCAACTACCAGCTTTTGGGAGATTGACTTATCTGCAGCTAAATGAGGTTACTGGTGAAGCTCTGCTGAACATTCTTCACAGTTCCCCAATTCTTAATACACTTGTTCTACAAAAT GGAGTATCAGAGTTAAATAAAGATGTGCTTTTTGCATCAGTGCCTCAGTGCTTTCTGTGTAGCCTCAAAGTTTTTGAGTTTAAGGAATTTAATGTGCATGAGGCTGAGCTTCTTCTGGCGAAATTCGTGATGGCGAATGCAAAAGTTCTGGAGCAGATGACTATATGTACTGCTTTCTGGCTGCGGTATTCCGATATTGACATGGAGAGAGTTACGCAGCAGATACTCTCTTTTCCAAAGTCTTCCAACCTTGCTGTCATTAAATGTATTTCCGTCGATAAATTACATTAG
- the LOC108333342 gene encoding F-box/FBD/LRR-repeat protein At3g14710 isoform X1: MLHLPKYKTLSVPRISPRLSAILTFLHQAGDSKVMKSIIATQNDENAKGVPTEKTGVVGEDIISKLHDSILGHILSFLPSMEAVHTSLLSKRWIHVWTSIIGLQLNDCFHCVGKKKMHKQNFECFVNRVLLLLANSRIQSFSLCLTSYQYDSSHVNAWISSIFERGIKNLHIQYSYEVLFPSHSLFSCSSLVQLVLQMKCTLCVPFFASLPNLKILNISGIKLVGESSTYSEDLILNLPVLQVLEARGCEWQTMQNIRIEAPLLERFYIAIWRSLSDEAYKSSVNVFAPCLTDFSYEGDLEQDIVLLNSSSIRSASVVIVVDEDRKDRVKKVGYQAHKLLAQILEVQLLKLLFYKVLVHARDIFSQLPAFGRLTYLQLNEVTGEALLNILHSSPILNTLVLQNGVSELNKDVLFASVPQCFLCSLKVFEFKEFNVHEAELLLAKFVMANAKVLEQMTICTAFWLRYSDIDMERVTQQILSFPKSSNLAVIKCISVDKLH, encoded by the exons ATGCTGCACTTACCCAAATATAAAACTCTCAGTGTTCCCAGAATTTCACCCAGACTTTCTGCCATTCTAACATTTCTCCATCAAG CAGGTGATTCAAAAGTCATGAAATCAATAATTGCAACCCAGAATGATGAAAATGCAAAAGGGGTTCCCACCGAGAAAACTGGGGTTGTTGGGGAAGACATAATTAGCAAGTTGCATGACAGTATTCTTGGTCACATTCTGTCTTTCCTTCCATCAATGGAGGCAGTTCACACTAGTTTGTTATCAAAAAGGTGGATTCATGTTTGGACATCCATCATAGGCCTTCAGCTCAATGATTGTTTCCACTGTGTCGGGAAGAAAAAGATgcataaacaaaattttgagtGTTTTGTGAACAGAgtgcttcttcttcttgctaATTCAAGAATCCAAAGTTTCTCTCTTTGTTTAACATCTTACCAATATGATTCTAGCCATGTGAATGCTTGGATCTCCTCTATCTTTGAAAGGGGAATAAAAAACCTTCATATTCAGTATTCCTATGAAGTCCTCTTTCCCTCTCATTCCCTCTTCAGTTGCAGCTCTCTAGTACAATTGGTGCTTCAAATGAAATGCACTCTATGTGTTCCCTTTTTTGCTTCTCTTCCAAATCTGAAAATACTTAACATATCTGGGATCAAGTTAGTGGGTGAATCTTCCACTTATTCAGAAGACCTAATTCTTAACCTCCCAGTTCTCCAAGTGCTTGAAGCTAGAGGATGCGAGTGGCAAACTATGCAGAACATTAGAATAGAAGCACCCCTACTTGAAAGGTTTTACATTGCAATTTGGAGATCCCTATCAGATGAAGCTTATAAATCTTCAGTCAATGTTTTCGCCCCCTGTTTAACAGATTTCTCTTATGAGGGTGATCTTGAACAGGATATCGTTCTGTTGAATTCATCATCAATTCGTAGTGCATCTGTAGTGATTGTTGTTGATGAAGACAGAAAGGACAGAGTGAAAAAAGTTGGATATCAAGCTCATAAACTTCTTGCACAAATCCTTGAAGTGCAACTATTGAAATTACTGTTTTACAAG GTTTTGGTTCATGCCAGAGATATTTTCTCCCAACTACCAGCTTTTGGGAGATTGACTTATCTGCAGCTAAATGAGGTTACTGGTGAAGCTCTGCTGAACATTCTTCACAGTTCCCCAATTCTTAATACACTTGTTCTACAAAAT GGAGTATCAGAGTTAAATAAAGATGTGCTTTTTGCATCAGTGCCTCAGTGCTTTCTGTGTAGCCTCAAAGTTTTTGAGTTTAAGGAATTTAATGTGCATGAGGCTGAGCTTCTTCTGGCGAAATTCGTGATGGCGAATGCAAAAGTTCTGGAGCAGATGACTATATGTACTGCTTTCTGGCTGCGGTATTCCGATATTGACATGGAGAGAGTTACGCAGCAGATACTCTCTTTTCCAAAGTCTTCCAACCTTGCTGTCATTAAATGTATTTCCGTCGATAAATTACATTAG
- the LOC108333654 gene encoding probable purine permease 11 encodes MLNIAGVAGHNIAADDEVKELIAVGVSTTTDEDEQSLLLLSRWKWWFLVVINVAILLMGQSGAVLLGRFYFDQGGKSIWMATLVQSVAFPILFFPLFFFPHSENLSVTTDLTINSSTHTVIMVYILLGTLLAGDNLMYTIGLLYLPVSTYSLICASQLAFNAIFSFFINAQKLTLLVINTVVFLTISASLLAVHSDSSENETMNVTGNKHMVGISCTIGASAGYALLLCLMQASFERVLKRETFSVVLDMQIWTSFVASCVCIVGMFASGEWQGLKDEMRRFKAGREVYILTLVGTALAWQICSVGVVGLIYLVSSFFSNVMSMLSLPLVPVAAVLLYHEHIDGVKIAAILLSIFGFSSYIYQNYLDDTKSKAPAGIHHTATPEISIS; translated from the coding sequence ATGTTGAATATTGCTGGTGTTGCAGGACATAACATTGCTGCAGATGATGAGGTAAAAGAATTAATTGCAGTAGGTGTTTCAACAACAACAGATGAAGATGAACAATCACTGCTCCTGCTTAGCCGTTGGAAATGGTGGTTTTTAGTAGTAATCAACGTAGCTATACTCTTGATGGGTCAATCTGGTGCAGTCTTGCTAGGGAGATTCTACTTTGACCAAGGAGGAAAAAGCATATGGATGGCAACACTAGTACAATCTGTGGCTTTTCCAATCCTTTTCTTTCCACTTTTCTTCTTCCCTCACTCAGAAAACCTTTCTGTCACCACTGACCTCACCATAAACTCTTCTACTCACACTGTCATCATGGTTTACATCCTCTTGGGTACCCTATTAGCTGGAGATAACTTGATGTACACAATAGGGCTTCTATACCTTCCTGTATCTACTTACTCTCTTATCTGTGCATCTCAACTTGCTTTCAATGCCATATTTTCCTTCTTTATCAATGCTCAAAAACTCACCTTGTTAGTAATTAACACAGTGGTTTTTCTCACCATATCAGCTTCACTTCTAGCAGTTCATTCTGACTCCTCAGAGAATGAAACGATGAATGTTACCGGGAACAAGCACATGGTTGGTATTTCGTGCACTATCGGTGCATCAGCTGGGTATGCCCTTTTGCTGTGCCTGATGCAGGCATCATTTGAAAGGGTGTTGAAGAGGGAAACATTTTCTGTTGTCCTAGACATGCAGATTTGGACATCTTTTGTTGCTTCATGTGTTTGCATAGTGGGAATGTTTGCCAGTGGGGAATGGCAGGGTTTGAAGGATGAAATGAGGAGATTCAAAGCAGGAAGAGAGGTTTACATTCTGACCCTTGTTGGAACTGCTTTGGCTTGGCAGATTTGTTCTGTTGGAGTTGTGGGGTTGATCTATTTGGTGTCTTCGTTCTTCTCCAATGTTATGAGCATGCTGAGCTTACCACTTGTTCCTGTTGCTGCAGTTCTTCTATACCATGAACATATCGATGGTGTCAAGATTGCGGCCATTTTGTTGTCAATCTTCGGTTTCAGTTCTTATATTTACCAAAATTATTTGGACGATACCAAGTCCAAAGCACCAGCAGGAATTCATCATACTGCTACCCCAGAAATCTCCATTTCCTGA
- the LOC108333539 gene encoding receptor-like serine/threonine-protein kinase At1g78530, translating to MRKALIIACSITICFIAFVISKIVISVLLYKRWRRKQMIHEEGYPGGKIVIFRSSVLKSLTADAILKKTQKLNNKDIIGSGGYGVVYGLKLDESTALAVKRLNRGTAERDKGFERELQAMADIKHRNIVTLHGYYTAQHYNLLIYELMPNGSLDSFLHGRWRDRKVLDWPTRYRIAAGAARGISYLHHDCIPHIIHRDIKSSNILLDENMDARVSDFGLATLMQPNKTHVSTFVAGTFGYLAPEYFDTGRATLKGDVYSFGVVLLELLTGKKPSDEAFMEEGTMLVTWVKAVVRQKKEEFALDSSLGTCSMEEVNKVFSIAMMCLEPDPLNRPTMADVVKMLDKTEVDKLVTES from the exons ATGAGGAAGGCATTGATTATAGCCTGTTCCATAACCATATGCTTCATCGCTTTTGTGATATCCAAGATCGTTATTTCAGTTCTCCTCTACAAAAGATGGAGAAGAAAACAGATGATCCATGAAGAAGGTTATCCAG GAGGAAAGATAGTTATATTTAGGTCCTCAGTGCTTAAATCTCTCACAGCTGATGCGATCTTAAAGAAGACTCAGAAACTGAACAACAAGGACATCATTGGATCAGGTGGTTATGGTGTGGTCTATGGACTAAAACTAGATGAATCCACAGCCTTGGCAGTAAAAAGACTAAACCGTGGAACTGCAGAAAGAGATAAAGGCTTTGAGAGAGAGTTGCAAGCAATGGCAGACATAAAACACCGCAACATTGTGACCCTTCATGGATATTACACTGCACAACACTACAATCTTCTCATATATGAGCTAATGCCCAATGGAAGTTTGGACTCCTTTTTGCATG GAAGATGGAGAGACAGGAAGGTTTTGGATTGGCCAACCAGATATAGAATAGCTGCAGGTGCAGCTAGAGGAATATCATATCTTCATCATGATTGCATCCCTCACATTATCCACAGAGACATCAAGTCAAGTAACATATTGTTGGATGAAAATATGGATGCTCGAGTTTCTGATTTTGGATTAGCCACTTTGATGCAACCAAATAAAACTCATGTCTCAACATTTGTGGCCGGAACTTTTGGATACTTGGCACCTG AATATTTTGATACTGGAAGAGCAACACTCAAAGGGGATGTTTACAGCTTTGGAGTTGTTTTACTGGAGCTTTTAACTGGGAAGAAACCCAGTGATGAAGCATTTATGGAAGAGGGAACAATGCTTGTCACATGg GTGAAGGCTGTTGTTCGACAGAAGAAGGAGGAGTTCGCCCTTGATAGTAGCTTAGGAACTTGTTCAATGGAAGAGGTAAATAAGGTGTTCAGCATTGCAATGATGTGTCTTGAACCAGATCCTTTGAATAGGCCAACCATGGCTGATGTTGTCAAAATGCTTGACAAAACAGAAGTAGATAAGCTTGTTACAGAATCctga